From the genome of Streptomyces sp. NBC_00659, one region includes:
- a CDS encoding PHP domain-containing protein — protein sequence MRIDLHAHSTASDGTDTPAELVRNAAAAGLDVVALTDHDTTRGYAEALAALPEGLTLVTGAELSCRIDGISMHMLAYLFDPEDPALLAERELVRDDRVPRAQGMIDRLREIGVPITWEQVARIAGDGSVGRPHVASALVELGVVDSVSDAFTEQWLADGGRAYVPKHETDPFEAIRLVKGAGGVTVFAHPAAAKRGRTVPESVIAELAGAGLDGIEVDHMDHEPATRARLRGLASELGLLTTGSSDYHGSRKTCVLGEFTTDPEVYGEITRRATGAFPVPGAGGS from the coding sequence CGCCGGTCTGGACGTCGTGGCGCTGACCGACCACGACACCACGCGCGGATACGCCGAGGCGCTCGCCGCGCTCCCCGAGGGACTCACCCTCGTCACGGGCGCCGAGCTCTCCTGCCGGATCGACGGCATCAGCATGCACATGCTGGCCTACCTGTTCGACCCCGAGGACCCCGCACTGCTCGCCGAGCGCGAACTGGTCCGGGACGACCGGGTGCCGCGCGCCCAGGGCATGATCGACAGGCTCCGGGAAATCGGTGTGCCGATCACCTGGGAGCAGGTGGCGCGCATCGCGGGCGACGGATCGGTCGGCCGCCCGCACGTCGCCTCCGCGCTGGTCGAGCTGGGCGTCGTCGACAGCGTCTCCGACGCCTTCACCGAGCAGTGGCTGGCCGACGGTGGGCGCGCCTACGTCCCCAAGCACGAGACCGACCCCTTCGAGGCGATCCGGCTGGTCAAGGGCGCCGGAGGCGTCACCGTCTTCGCTCACCCCGCCGCCGCCAAGCGGGGCCGGACCGTGCCGGAGTCGGTGATCGCCGAGCTGGCCGGAGCGGGCCTCGACGGCATCGAGGTCGATCACATGGACCACGAACCGGCCACCCGGGCACGGCTGCGCGGTCTGGCCTCCGAACTGGGGCTGCTGACCACGGGCTCGTCCGACTACCACGGCAGCCGCAAGACCTGTGTGCTCGGGGAGTTCACGACCGACCCCGAGGTCTACGGGGAGATCACCCGCCGCGCCACCGGGGCGTTCCCGGTACCGGGCGCGGGCGGATCCTGA